In Dromiciops gliroides isolate mDroGli1 chromosome 4, mDroGli1.pri, whole genome shotgun sequence, one DNA window encodes the following:
- the MLXIPL gene encoding carbohydrate-responsive element-binding protein isoform X5: MREYHKWRIYYKKRLRKSSREGDLLAPKQAEGGWSSPERWCEQLFSSVVPVLLGGPEEEPGDRQLLNLDCFLSDISDTLFTMTQPNSAPLQLPPDDAYIGNADMIQPDLTPLQPSLDDFMDISEFFTNHRPPSTPVSFPEPPSFSPVADPLFSGGFLTPESPAAPPGVPLLLGSRLQARSSCSAPLDSPAFLSPDFLLPEDPKAKPPQSLHFPPPPKVPGLEPCPSTAFSPLAPSPLLMQEDSLYPPRFPFPTTAPPSAVSPLPTPTNFPPTHPSTGPSPSPFPLELLPSGYPEPRYGPQFAVPRPRLKSKPPTPVPRVQRPSPPALAGGSNPCLTQLLTAAKPEQTLEAPLPSSTALRPSGSPKPGPPDFPCAFYSPPLPQPQPQSTLTPGTLAPPGPLLVPKAERLSPPAPGNERRLSGELPPMPGPVGLSTQISPPQPTLGRGRPDTNKTENRRITHISAEQKRRFNIKLGFDTLHGLVSTLSAQPSLKVSKATTLQKTAEYIVMLQQERAAMQEEAQHLRDQIEELNTAINLCQQQLPATGVPITHQRFDQMRDMFDDYVRARTLHNWKFWVFSILIRPLFESFNGMVSTASLHSLRQTSLAWLDQYCSLPALRPTVLSSLRQLSTSTCILTDPARVPEQAARAVTEGNLSNPS; the protein is encoded by the exons ATGCGAGAGTACCACAAGTGGAGGATTTACTACAAGAAGCGG CTCCGAAAATCCAGCAGGGAAGGGGACCTCTTGGCCCCTAAGCAG GCGGAGGGGGGGTGGAGTTCACCAGAACGATGGTGCGAGCAGCTCTTCTCCAGTGTGGTACCGGTGCTGCTGGGGGGCCCCGAAGAAGAGCCTGGGGACCGGCAGCTCCTCAACCTCGACTGCTTCCTATCCGACATCTCCGATACCCTCTTCACCATGACCCAGCCCAATTCTGCCCCTCTTCAGCTGCCGCCTGATGATG CCTACATTGGCAATGCTGACATGATCCAACCAGACCTGACCCCCCTGCAGCCCAGCCTGGACGACTTCATGGATATTTCAG AATTCTTCACCAACCACCGGCCCCCATCAACACCTGTGAGCTTCCCAGAGCCCCCCAGCTTTAGCCCCGTGGCTGACCCTCTGTTTAGTGGCGGGTTCCTGACACCGGAATCCCCGGCTGCCCCCCCAGGTGTACCCCTCCTCCTGGGCAGCCGCCTACAG GCCCGGAGTAGTTGCTCTGCACCGTTGGACTCACCTGCTTTCCTGAGCCCTGACTTCCTCCTGCCAGAAGATCCCAAGGCCAAACCCCCCCAGTCCCtccatttccctcctccccccaaggtGCCGGGCCTGGAGCCCTGCCCCTCTACAGCCTTCTCCCCACTGGCCCCTTCCCCTCTGCTGATGCAAGAGGACTCCCTGTACCCACCCAGGTTTCCCTTCCCTACCACAGCTCCCCCTTCAGCAGtctctccactccccaccccaacaaacttcccccccacccaccccagcactggcccctccccatctcctttccccCTGGAGCTCCTTCCTTCAGGATACCCAGAACCCCGCTATGGGCCCCAATTTGCTGTGCCTCGCCCACGGCTCAAAAGCAAGCCTCCAACACCAGTTCCTCGGGTGCAAAGGCCCAGCCCCCCAGCCTTGGCTGGGGGCTCCAACCCCTGTCTCACACAGCTGCTCACTGCTG CCAAACCAGAGCAAACACTGGAAGCGCCACTCCCCTCAAGCACCGCTCTGAGGCCTTCTGGATCCCCG AAGCCAGGACCTCCTGACTTTCCCTGTGCCTTCTACTCTCCACCTctgcctcagcctcagcctcagtcCACCCTGACCCCTGGAACGCTAGCCCCTCCTGGGCCTTTACTGGTACCCAAAGCAGAGCGGCTTTCACCTCCGGCACCCG GGAATGAGCGGCGTCTGTCTGGggagctgccccccatgcctggtCCAGTGGGACTGAGCACACAGATCTCTCCCCCACAGCCCACTTTGGGCAGAGGACGCCCGGACACCAACAAG ACAGAGAACCGGCGCATCACCCATATCTCAGCGGAGCAGAAGCGACGTTTCAACATCAAGCTGGGATTTGATACTCTGCATGGGCTGGTGAGCACACTCAGTGCCCAGCCCAGCCTCAAG GTGAGCAAGGCCACGACTCTGCAGAAGACAGCAGAATACATCGTGATGCTGCAGCAGGAGCGGGCGGCCATGCAGGAAGAGGCCCAGCACCTGCGGGACCAGATTGAGGAGCTCAACACTGCCATCAA TCTCTGCCAACAGCAGCTGCCCGCTACAGGTGTGCCCATCACCCACCAACGCTTTGACCAGATGAGGGACATGTTTGATGACTACGTCCGGGCTCGCACCCTGCACAACTGGAAATTCTGGGTC TTTAGCATCCTTATCCGGCCTCTGTTTGAGTCCTTCAATGGAATGGTGTCTACAGCAAGTCTTCACAGCTTACGCCAGACTTCACTGGCCTGGCTGGACCAGTACTGTTCTCTGCCTGCCCTGCGCCCTA CGGTCCTGAGCTCCCTCCGCCAACTGAGCACCTCTACCTGCATCCTGACTGACCCTGCCCGTGTCCCTGAGCAGGCTGCTCGAGCCGTCACAGAGGGCAACCTCAGCAACCCCTCCTAG